Within the Phaseolus vulgaris cultivar G19833 chromosome 9, P. vulgaris v2.0, whole genome shotgun sequence genome, the region TACAAATTatcaaatcatcaagtgtcatACAAATTCTAtattcatctttcacatgtcagacttcCACTGACTCATATAACATAGACACTtaactctacttccggaagactcgtgcgttgGCTCAGAGATCAGTACCTATCATACTATATCattgtgaaatccacacagctatgcgcatatataatctcaatatcatctctctcctagtatgacaggttaactcatataacaggtcaagttagttatctttcaaacaacttacctattcatatgaacctcctccgactctcaccacctgaataacttcatctatatgatttcattatctcagtagagtcaggatatctccttctagacgaatccctagtcaatgcacatcctaaacaatcttaacacggtattttctttcctgaaaatactatttCTTGATCTTACTTTCACATCATTGCACACTTCttttaacacatcaatacaccatACAATCATAACATATAATTTAACTTTCTAATAATCCAAATATATCCAAAGAAGTTATTTAACAATAGTAATCTAAAATAAACtatgctaaaataataaaaatagcaatattcatatatgtatacaaaattttggattgaacgaaaatattttaggttgatcgaaatcacaccagagagcacctagaaattttggtttgaacgaaaatattttaggttgatcgaaatcacaccagagagcacccaaaatttttggtttgaacgaaaatattttatgttgatcgaaatcacaccagagagcatccagaaattttggtttgaacgaaaatattttaggttgatcgaaatcaCACCAGAAAGCATCCATaaattttggtttgaacgaaaatattttaggttgatcgaaatcacaccagagagcatccagaaattttggtttgaacgaaaatattttaggttgatcgaaatcaTACCAGAGAGCATCCAAATTAACAAAGTCCCTGCTATAGCTAAAATTAATCTAATCAACATCAACAACCAATACTCAACaacattataattgtataacaacaacctttttttcattcttaaaaaaaaattaaactaaacatttttaatttattactttttaaaaactcatttctttcttcaataattatatttttatctattttaaacattaaaaatatttttttttacaaccaattaattttttaaggcatccaaaattaaaattatcaattctttttagtttattttattatattggttcttaaatttatttttattctattttatatttatttcttttctttttcattcacTCTacacaaagaaataaaaaaatctaaaaacaacagggaaataaaaataaaaagatgatagatagaaaataaaaataaaagaatgatGAAGAATTAAAAATGGAAATAGTGTTATATGATGGAAAAAAAGTCTACATATTATCAAAAAATTGAATCCAAAATCTTTGTCGACGGTATTAAATTCTACCAACTAGTAGAGACAACCATCATCATCATTGGTAATTACGCAACACACTCACTCTCTAAATATCctgaaaattatttattaaaatttaatgaaatCCACCATATGATGTATACTTTCTTTTTATGCGACGGACTTCACTCGATTTCAAGAATTTTATTAAACCTTCTATTTTGTTTCAAATGTCCTGAATCTCAAAACTTACTGTTCTATAAACCGGAACATTGTAAAGGAAACTGCACTCATCATTGGTTATTGTTTTCAAAAGCTATATTCAACGTATACCTTAAGTATCATATCAAAGGTAAAGGAAACTGTTCAATAGTTGATATGCTTCTAATGTAAAGATGAGTAGGCAGGTAGAAACTGGTTTTCGGTTCCTTGTTTATTCTGATGTTGGATGTTATTGACTTTGTGTTTGGAACCTGTTGTACAAAAactaaatattcttaataaaaGTTGTATCCTTAGCCTTTCAAAACAATAATTTGGAACATTGTAAATGGTCAAGAGAACTGAATGCATGGATGAGAAAAATTGAAACAGAATAACAGATATTGCAGGCTTCGGCTACATAATATTCTGTTATGTACGAGCAGCTTACATTAATTGACAAATTGAAGCATAACTTTAAAACTACAACTTTAATTGTGGAAAGGGACCATCCAAAAGGCCAAATTTTGAAGATGGCCAACTTGTGCTATTACCAAATATTAAATTCAACCATAAGAAGATCTACTACTTTATATACCAAGAGATTCAAGCCACAACCTAAGTAAGAAGGGAGTACAGAAAAACTTTACGTGGCAGCAAAGTTCATCTTCCCAAAGAGAAATCTGTAGGCTGGTCAATGGTGTAATATAGACCAGATATTGTTCTACATAGATTTTAACCATGATATTCATAGAGCAGAAATGAGTAAATGATACTATTAACAAGGAATAAACAGCTTATCTAGCAATTTCACTTCTGGCCACATAACCTGGGGAAATTGAAGTTGGGGAAACAATGACAAATTTCAAATGGTTGAAGGTTCTCCTATACAAGATTACACCACGAAGCATGAAAGAACCAATATGAAGAGCAGAATGAATGGATTGGGGGTTACAATGTAATGCTACCAGTTCTCCTTAACAATTTTTGACTTTTCAAGTATGAACTTTCCTTCCTTGTACCTCTGGGACGCTTCATAAGCTCTTTCATACTTCCAACCCAACACTTCACGGCAATCACCACAATAAACATCAGCAACAGTGTGGAGGCCAGTCAAGAGATGTCTGTCTTCTTTTGGCCCCATGACAACATTCATTGCATGGGAAAACAGAAAGGCACGGCCGTTTCTCCCCTAGTTATAAAATTTAGCACGATAATTTCAGAAAAATGACCCGGGAAAGCTTTTGTAGCAGATAAAATCATAAACCTCAACTCTAAGTCTAAATACCAAGAACAACCAAAAAGCCTTCAGTTAGAGAATTTGCAAAGTCCAAATGAAAATATACAAAGATCCCTGGGGAATATTTTCATCTAggaaatatgtaaaataatgaATGAACAAAACACAACATATTGCCAATCTTTGTGAAGTTGCACTGCTATATCAGTTAACCATTTAAAGAGACAGAAAGATATGAAAGGTCGAAAATCTAAATCTCCTACTTTCCTCAACAATATCCTCCATCTTTAACACTGACATTGTCTTCCCACGACCACATTTGAAATgatgttttcaaatttcaacCAAAAGCATCCTCAGCGTGCAGATAACCCATACATTGAAAATCACAGCAACAGCCACATCCAACAGACATCTATAGCTGCTGTCACTTGGTGCATGTACAGCTAATTGATAATAAGCATCATGTCTTCTGcagtatttatttattcacaACCTTAATTTGCCAATACTGCCATCAGTCTCACTCTGTAGAAGCATGTCAAACTCTCTTGTATAGCTCACTTACTACTAAGCATGTAATCATGACATTATTAAACTTAGACAACCCATAATGCATTAGAAGTTCATCAGTATTAGTACAGACTAATTTCCTTTATTTCCAATTAAGAAAAAAACAGAATGAGGAATTATCCAAATTTTAACctgaaatcaaattttaaaaaaaacaactttttcttattcaaattgaaCGTAAGACCTGAATTCATTGTAGTTCTAATAGTATTAAGAAATATACACATTTGGCTTTAGAAGTGGATTCTAGTCACTAGTGAGACTAGTCTCATTGTTGATTGAACCACTCACTTCTGTACTTAACCTCAATTACAAAACAAGAGCTGAAATTTCTTTCCTTTCCTGAAATCACCCTGGAATTTCCCCACTTTACCTtcgtaataataataatggcaCCTAGAAACAATAATATTCAGCAAAGCCCTTACCCTTTTGAATAACCAGGAGGGTTCTGTGGTGGAAAGTAAAAAAGGTAAAGGACACTTGCAGATGGAGATTTCAATTGGCAACAAACCATCATATACAGCTAAGAAATCAACGGTAAAAATTCACATAATTTTCACATAAAATGTAAGAATAAGAAAACATTTCATACAAATTTTTGGTCCCAGAAAAGTAaaacacagagagagagagggagaagGTTTACATGAAAAGACTTGGAAATAATATCATCGTGGAGTGAGACCTGGTTTCTACAATTAGAGCAGCTATACAAGCGAGGTCCTATCAGTTCCGCCATGAAttggttaaaaaaaattcagGTTAAACACCTCACTGCTCCAAATAAACCAAACACCGGTGACCCAAGAGAGTAACAGAGCAAGGATTTCGATTATAAATGAATGAGATGAAGAAAAGGGGGCAGAGGAATAAAAGTGATGAAATTTCTTTACCTACACCAAGCTCAATGATGACCCAAAGTCTGCAACAATAAGATAAGAAGAAAATACGGCGTTAGTTAGCGTGCAAAAATAGGCTTAATCACAAAAGTTAACGAAGATTCCCAATTAGActcttcaaaataaaataaaatgaattgcATTATATGGTAATCAGATAAAGACACAGTAAACACCACCACTTGCACAGGATATTATCCTCTTAATCGTAAATATTAgcattaacattaataataaacaaacCAATTAATCAAATTACTGGAACAAAACTCTTTTACAAGAGAAAAGGCAGGTAGGTTGTTGAGGTTAAACCCAGCTTTCATTTTTTCTAgagtttacattttttttaattagtttgaaAGAGTTATCTTTTTATTTGGTTTGTTAGGGTTACGTTTTGAAGTTTTGTTCTGGATTTGATCGGTCGCGGTAATGAAAAATCCACAACCGCACTCAATGTTAGGTAATTTTCCCTAACTCCAACCTAAGTTTATCAACTGTTTTGTTTTAAACTACTTTAAAAATTAGTTAGTGAAGTGGGGCTTTTTCTCTCTGTGTTTCAAAGACTTATTTTTCTCTGTTATTGTTTGTTTGGATCTATCCACAGGAAGGAAGtgggaaataaaataaaataacataacataaaataaaatcaaaattaagttAATTGTTGTACATGCCTGATTTATGTCTTAATTTTCCTTTCAAGTTCCTTAAAACAAATAATGGAATCCAAGAGAATCGAAGAATTATTAAGTTATTAAGTTATTTTAGAGAGAATTCATGAGAGTTGAATACATAATAATAGTTAGTATTTAAATTGGCGGTGCACAAAAATTAATCTTTAATCACGGATATATTGAtataaatttcttattttttattatttaatcagTTAGATGTTGCATATTTCTTAGTGTTTAATAACTATTTATCCTATTTATTATCTAGCCAATAAATAGtgtacattttttaatatttaataaaaacaataacgCAAAATTTTATTGCCTCAATGATTAGATGAAGCATACTTTCTAATGATTAACTTAGAAGAGATCAGTGTAAACTTTTTATTATCTAATTGATTAGTGGTTTACATTTTTCATTactaaatcaagaaaaatattgATTGCAAGTTGTTTATTATGTATCTATGAAAAAACATTCTTTAGTATTAGTCGATAGTTAGACTCTTCgtatagtttaaaatatttttttagtatttttcaaATAgttactaataaaatattatatttaatgacGATTTATTATGATGGTTCTAATTCtgtgataaaattataatataaaaacattttttatgtcACTTATAAATTCAACTCACataatatgttattattatatttttatctatcaTCATAAGTCATtcacttaaaaataatttatatttattttagttttaacctttttctattttttatctcttttttcttctcattttctctAAATTTAAGCTCTCATTTAcctattttagtttttattttattttaataatacttcAAGTTATAAATGCAACTTAtcacttataaaaataatttaattttttttttaaaaaagtagcATATCTATAAATACTTATCTTGTGTTGGAAGTATACTATTCCAAAAAATCTCTTTATAAAATGTTTATGTCACACTacacaaaataattttattttattaaattaatattgtaCCGTTCGGTATTGGAGAATTCAGTTACTCTGTCAAAACGCATTTTAAGGCACCTAATAAATAACAACAACAATTATGTGAATTCTTTATGAGTCATAACCATGTCTCACTTAATATGGGTGACATCTCCGAAAAATCAACTAAACATTGATTAACTGAAAAATATTGAAGATATTCTCCCAATATGAATACAAATATATCATATATCAATATATCTCCCTATAAATCATGTTACACATCAATTAAAACCTGATATTTATTTGACCCATCACAACAAGGGTCTATGActaaacaatataaataaactaCTTTGAGCGCTAATAATAAAAGGAGAAGACTTAAAAAAAGGAATGAGAAGACAATCAATACGTCAACAATTACAACTTATTCTAAATATTATCTAGACCCACTTtacctataaatatatatatatatatatattattaatatctataAAATGAGaatgttttaattttacttgctgtaatttttgttttgttttattccTATAAAATACAAAGCATATCTGTTTAGACTTATCTTACTCTTTCTAAGACACGGAGAGATATCTTCAATAAAATCTATTgtttcaattaaaattaattatttttttaccaatttaggatttattaaataatgtaaACAAAATTTATGTAAGTGTTTTCCTTATAAGCGAAACACGCTAGCAAAAAAAAAAGCCCAAGACTTTCATGAAACTTACTAAACACGTGTAACAAATTACGTATATGTCTCACTCACCCTTGCATGATATACGTTTAGCAAGTaacattctttattttattttatttttgcattttgaaGAAGAAATATTTATACAAATTGAAATAAGTCACTT harbors:
- the LOC137820088 gene encoding protein yippee-like At4g27745, with protein sequence MAELIGPRLYSCSNCRNQVSLHDDIISKSFHGRNGRAFLFSHAMNVVMGPKEDRHLLTGLHTVADVYCGDCREVLGWKYERAYEASQRYKEGKFILEKSKIVKENW